From Deltaproteobacteria bacterium:
CCAGCAGCCGCCCTGCCCCGCCGGCGATTCGTCGCGCGGCCGCCGGCCGGAGGGCTACGGGGGGTCCATGACCCCCGGCGCGAAGGGATCGCAGGCGGGCCTCGCCTCAGGCCTCCGGCGTGAAGCGCACGCGCATCCGGGTGCACGAGCGGACCAGCGCCGCGGGCACGATCACGGCGCCTTCGGCGTCGGCGAACTCCATGTCCGGAAGCCGGCGCAGGAGCTCCTCGAAGGCCACCCGCATCTCCATGCGTGCCAGGTTCGCACCCAGGCAGAAGTGGGGGCCGAGCCCGAAGCCGAGGTGCACCGGATTGCGCTCGACCCGGAAGGTGTCGGGGTCGTCGAAGGCGTCGGCGTCGCGGTTCGCGGAGGGGTAGAGCATGAGCACGCGCTCACCCTTGCGCAGGCGCTGGCCGCGCAGCCCGGTGTCCTCGGTGACGGTGCGCGAGAAGGTCTGGACCGGCGACACCATCCGCACCATCTCCTCGCAGGCGGAGGGGATCAGCCCGGGGTCCTCGATCAGCTTCTTCCGCTCGTCGGGATGTTCGATCAGGAGCTGCATGCCGCCCGAGATCGCGTTGCGGGTGGTCTCGTTGCCGGCCACGAGCAGGATCACGAGCAGCATGATCAGCTCGTCGTTGGCGAGCTGGACCTGGTCCTCGCCGAGCCCCGTGCGGTCCTGCTGCTGGTCGAAGGTCGTGAGCACGCCGGCGTCCTTGGCGCCGACCAGGATGCTGACCAGGTCGTCCTGCGGGTGCTTGCGGCGGTCCTCGATGATCCCCCGCACGTAGGCCGAGTAGGCCAGGAAGGCCTGGCCGGCGGCCGCCATGATCGCCGGGTCGCCCTGGTTGCCGTCGCCGCGGATCATCGCGTCGGACCACTCGTGGAACTTCTTCCGGTCCTGCTTCCGGATCCCGATCATCTCGGCGATCAGCGAGAGCGGCAGCGGCACCGCCACCTCCTCGACGAAGTCGGCCTCACCGCGGGCGGCGATCGCGTCGATCGCCTCGGTCGTGATCTCGCGGAAGGCCACCTCGAGCTTCTTCACCATGCGCGGCGAGAAGCCCTTGTTGATCAGGTTGCGCAGCCGGCCATGGCGCGGCTCGGCCTCGTCGATGAGCCCGATCTTCGGCCCGTCGATCCCGCGCACGCCCTGGCCCGAGGTG
This genomic window contains:
- a CDS encoding cytochrome P450 codes for the protein MDADVAFLEPATWDRHIHARMRWLREHAPVHWSRKDGCWVVSKFEDVAYVSKHQELFTSGQGVRGIDGPKIGLIDEAEPRHGRLRNLINKGFSPRMVKKLEVAFREITTEAIDAIAARGEADFVEEVAVPLPLSLIAEMIGIRKQDRKKFHEWSDAMIRGDGNQGDPAIMAAAGQAFLAYSAYVRGIIEDRRKHPQDDLVSILVGAKDAGVLTTFDQQQDRTGLGEDQVQLANDELIMLLVILLVAGNETTRNAISGGMQLLIEHPDERKKLIEDPGLIPSACEEMVRMVSPVQTFSRTVTEDTGLRGQRLRKGERVLMLYPSANRDADAFDDPDTFRVERNPVHLGFGLGPHFCLGANLARMEMRVAFEELLRRLPDMEFADAEGAVIVPAALVRSCTRMRVRFTPEA